A stretch of the Pan paniscus chromosome 2, NHGRI_mPanPan1-v2.0_pri, whole genome shotgun sequence genome encodes the following:
- the LOC100970363 gene encoding cytochrome c oxidase copper chaperone: MPGLVDSNPAPPESQEKKPLKPCCACPETKKARDACIIEKGEEHCGHLIEAHKECMRALGFKI; the protein is encoded by the exons ATGCCGGGTCTGGTTGACTCAAACCCTGCCCCGCCTGAGTCTCAGGAGAAGAAGCCGCTGAAGCCCTGCTGCGCTTGCCCGGAGACCAAGAAGGCGCGCGATGCGTG taTCATCGAGAAAGGAGAAGAACACTGTGGACATCTAATTGAGGCCCACAAGGAATGCATGAGAGCCCTaggatttaaaatatga